A genome region from Streptomyces sp. S4.7 includes the following:
- a CDS encoding response regulator transcription factor, producing MSLTVVLAEDSPLMRDGLVGVLTRFGHRPVAEVGDADSLITAVRAHRPDIVVTDIRMPPDHSDDGLRAAVALRREHPALPVLVLSQYVEQSYAARLLDLGSDGGVGYLLKDRVSAVTEFVDAVVRVAAGETVVDPEVVRQLLHRQQDPLRRLTPREREVLSLMAEGRANAEIARQLYVTEAAVNKHVSAILQKLDLRVDGEGHRRVLAVLAYLRA from the coding sequence ATGTCGCTGACCGTCGTCCTCGCCGAGGACTCCCCGCTGATGCGCGACGGCCTGGTCGGTGTCCTGACCCGGTTCGGCCACCGGCCCGTCGCCGAGGTCGGCGACGCGGACAGCCTGATCACCGCGGTCCGCGCGCACCGGCCCGACATCGTCGTCACCGACATCCGCATGCCGCCGGACCACTCGGACGACGGCCTGCGCGCCGCCGTCGCCCTGCGCCGCGAACACCCCGCGCTGCCGGTCCTGGTGCTCAGCCAGTACGTGGAGCAGTCCTACGCCGCACGCCTGCTCGACCTCGGCAGCGACGGCGGTGTGGGCTATCTGCTCAAGGACCGGGTCAGCGCGGTGACGGAGTTCGTCGACGCGGTGGTCCGGGTCGCCGCGGGCGAGACGGTGGTGGACCCGGAGGTCGTACGCCAACTCCTGCACCGGCAGCAGGATCCGCTCCGGCGGCTCACCCCCAGGGAGCGCGAGGTGCTCTCCCTGATGGCGGAGGGGCGGGCGAACGCGGAGATCGCGCGGCAGCTGTACGTGACGGAGGCGGCGGTCAACAAGCACGTCAGCGCCATCCTGCAGAAGCTGGACCTGCGCGTGGACGGTGAGGGCCACCGGCGCGTGCTGGCCGTCCTCGCGTATCTGCGCGCCTGA
- a CDS encoding NCS2 family permease, translating into MTQQSVEPVTPAEDAGPGSRPPAGRSWLDRYFHISQRGSTVAREVRGGVTTFMAMAYILLLNPLILGGKDVAGNVLGQPALITATVVAAAVTTLLMGFVGKVPLALAAGLSVSGVISTQVAPNMTWPQAMGMCVMYGVVIMLLVVTGLREMIMNAIPLALKHAITMGIGTFIALIGLVKAGFVHASEGGGPVTLGPAGELAGWPVLIFAVTLLLIFMLQAREVPGAILIGIVVGTIVAAVLNAAGVIGARAWAGGPPELAGGAVSMPDFSLFGDVEFGGWGEVGAMTVGMIVFTLVLAGFFDAMATIIGVGTEAGLADDKGRMPGLSKALFIDGAGGVVGGVAGGSGQTVFVESATGVGEGARTGFASVVTGLFFAACLFFSPITQIVPGEVAAAALVVIGAMMMQNAKHVDWNDRAVAVPVFLTVVIMPFTYQITAGVAAGVISYVAIKVAQGKVREIGAFMWGLTVIFLVFFALHPIEGWLGVN; encoded by the coding sequence ATGACCCAGCAGTCCGTGGAGCCCGTGACACCCGCCGAGGACGCCGGCCCAGGCTCGCGTCCCCCGGCCGGAAGGTCCTGGCTCGACCGGTATTTCCACATATCCCAGCGGGGATCCACCGTCGCGCGCGAAGTGCGCGGCGGCGTCACGACCTTCATGGCCATGGCGTACATCCTGCTGCTCAACCCGCTCATCCTGGGCGGGAAGGACGTCGCGGGCAATGTGCTCGGCCAGCCCGCGCTGATCACCGCCACCGTCGTCGCCGCGGCCGTCACCACGCTGCTGATGGGCTTCGTCGGCAAGGTGCCGCTGGCCCTCGCCGCCGGTCTCTCCGTCTCCGGCGTCATCTCCACGCAGGTCGCCCCCAACATGACCTGGCCGCAGGCCATGGGCATGTGCGTGATGTACGGCGTCGTGATCATGCTGCTGGTCGTCACCGGCCTGCGCGAGATGATCATGAACGCGATCCCGCTCGCGCTCAAGCACGCCATCACGATGGGCATCGGCACCTTCATCGCATTGATCGGCCTGGTCAAGGCGGGGTTCGTACACGCCTCCGAGGGCGGCGGACCCGTCACCCTGGGCCCGGCCGGCGAACTCGCCGGCTGGCCGGTCCTGATCTTCGCCGTCACGCTGCTGCTGATCTTCATGCTCCAGGCGCGCGAGGTGCCCGGCGCGATCCTGATCGGCATCGTCGTCGGTACGATCGTCGCCGCCGTGCTCAACGCGGCCGGTGTCATCGGCGCCAGGGCGTGGGCGGGCGGACCGCCCGAACTGGCCGGCGGCGCCGTCTCCATGCCGGACTTCTCGCTCTTCGGGGACGTCGAGTTCGGCGGCTGGGGCGAGGTCGGCGCGATGACCGTCGGCATGATCGTCTTCACGCTCGTGCTCGCCGGCTTCTTCGACGCCATGGCCACCATCATCGGCGTCGGTACGGAGGCCGGGCTCGCCGACGACAAGGGCCGTATGCCGGGTCTGTCGAAGGCGCTGTTCATCGACGGCGCGGGCGGTGTCGTCGGCGGTGTGGCGGGCGGTTCGGGACAGACCGTGTTCGTGGAGTCCGCGACCGGGGTCGGCGAGGGGGCCCGTACGGGCTTCGCCTCCGTCGTCACCGGCCTCTTCTTCGCCGCCTGTCTGTTCTTCAGCCCGATCACCCAGATCGTCCCCGGCGAGGTCGCGGCGGCGGCCCTGGTGGTCATCGGGGCGATGATGATGCAGAACGCCAAGCACGTCGACTGGAACGACCGCGCCGTCGCCGTCCCGGTCTTCCTGACCGTCGTGATCATGCCGTTCACCTACCAGATCACCGCCGGAGTCGCCGCCGGCGTCATCTCCTACGTCGCCATCAAGGTCGCCCAGGGCAAGGTCCGGGAGATCGGCGCCTTCATGTGGGGGCTGACCGTGATCTTCCTCGTCTTCTTCGCGCTCCACCCGATCGAGGGCTGGCTCGGCGTGAACTGA
- a CDS encoding (2Fe-2S)-binding protein, translating into MRVNFTVNGRPQEADDVWEGESLLYVLRERMGLPGSKNACEQGECGSCTVRLDGLPVCACLVAAGQVEGRDVVTVEGLADFAEQRAERGGCGADGSEGSAPADGTAGSATCGTSLQRAQRWQAGGTDSRTGEGGDLSPIQQAFIDAGAVQCGFCTPGLLVTADEMLERNPSPSDADIREALSGNLCRCTGYEKILDAVRLAAARQSEAV; encoded by the coding sequence ATGCGCGTGAACTTCACCGTCAACGGCCGTCCCCAGGAGGCCGACGACGTCTGGGAGGGCGAGTCCCTCCTCTACGTCCTGCGCGAGCGCATGGGCCTGCCCGGCTCGAAGAACGCCTGCGAGCAGGGCGAGTGCGGCTCCTGTACGGTCCGCCTCGACGGTCTGCCCGTCTGCGCCTGCCTCGTCGCGGCCGGCCAGGTCGAGGGCCGTGACGTGGTCACCGTCGAGGGCCTGGCGGACTTCGCCGAGCAGCGTGCGGAGCGCGGCGGTTGCGGCGCCGATGGCTCGGAGGGCTCCGCGCCCGCCGACGGCACCGCAGGCTCCGCCACCTGCGGTACGAGTCTGCAGAGGGCTCAGCGGTGGCAGGCCGGGGGCACCGACTCCCGGACCGGCGAAGGCGGTGACCTCTCCCCGATCCAGCAGGCGTTCATCGACGCGGGCGCCGTGCAGTGCGGCTTCTGCACCCCCGGTCTGCTGGTCACCGCCGACGAGATGCTGGAGCGCAACCCCTCGCCGTCGGACGCGGACATCCGCGAGGCCCTCTCCGGCAACCTGTGCCGCTGCACCGGCTACGAGAAGATCCTCGACGCGGTCCGCCTCGCGGCCGCCCGGCAGTCCGAGGCGGTCTGA
- a CDS encoding XdhC/CoxI family protein, whose amino-acid sequence MLDIADELNRWVEQGRDFAVATVVAVGGSAPRQPGAALAVDSEGRAIGSVSGGCVEGAVYDLCRQSLDDGETVLQTFGYSDEDAFAVGLTCGGVIDILVTPVRADSPGRDVFAAALSAAAGGRAAAVARVTDGPPELRGRALLVRPGGAYEGTLGGHPALDGTAADEARALLDAGHTGTVTIGEDGSRCGRPLTLLVESSVPAPRMIVFGAIDFASALVRVGKFLGYHVTVCDARPVFATRARFPDAEEIVVDWPHRYLESTRTDGRTVLCVLTHDAKFDVPLLRLALRLPVAYVGAMGSRRTHLDRNERLRGVGVSELELTRLRSPIGLDLGARTPEETALSIAAEIVANRRGGTGVSLTGAHTPIHHDGNRAPTGRIGSVA is encoded by the coding sequence ATGCTGGACATCGCCGACGAACTGAACCGGTGGGTCGAGCAGGGACGGGACTTCGCCGTGGCCACCGTGGTGGCCGTCGGCGGCAGCGCGCCCCGGCAGCCGGGCGCCGCCCTCGCCGTCGACAGCGAGGGCAGAGCGATCGGCTCCGTCTCGGGCGGATGTGTGGAGGGCGCGGTCTACGACCTGTGCCGGCAGTCCCTGGACGACGGCGAGACCGTCCTCCAGACGTTCGGCTACAGCGACGAGGACGCCTTCGCCGTGGGACTGACCTGCGGCGGCGTCATCGACATCCTCGTCACCCCGGTACGCGCGGACTCCCCCGGCAGGGACGTGTTCGCCGCCGCGCTGTCCGCCGCCGCCGGAGGTCGGGCGGCGGCCGTCGCGCGGGTCACCGACGGCCCCCCGGAACTGCGCGGCCGAGCCCTCCTCGTACGCCCCGGGGGAGCGTACGAGGGGACGCTGGGCGGCCACCCGGCGCTGGACGGCACGGCGGCGGACGAGGCCCGCGCCCTGCTGGACGCGGGACACACCGGCACCGTCACAATCGGCGAGGACGGCTCGCGCTGCGGACGGCCCCTGACACTCCTCGTCGAGTCGAGCGTGCCGGCCCCGCGCATGATCGTCTTCGGTGCCATCGACTTCGCGTCCGCGCTGGTCAGGGTCGGGAAGTTCCTCGGCTACCACGTCACGGTGTGCGACGCCCGCCCCGTCTTCGCCACCCGCGCCCGCTTCCCGGACGCCGAAGAGATCGTGGTGGACTGGCCGCACCGCTATCTGGAGTCGACGCGGACCGACGGCCGTACGGTGCTCTGCGTGCTGACCCACGACGCCAAGTTCGACGTCCCCCTGCTGCGACTCGCCCTCAGACTGCCCGTCGCCTACGTCGGTGCCATGGGCTCCCGGCGCACACACCTCGACCGCAACGAGCGGCTGCGCGGCGTCGGCGTCAGCGAACTGGAGCTGACGAGGCTGCGCAGCCCCATCGGCCTGGACCTCGGGGCACGTACGCCGGAGGAGACCGCGCTGTCGATCGCGGCGGAGATCGTCGCGAACCGGCGCGGCGGCACCGGCGTCTCACTGACCGGCGCCCACACCCCGATCCACCACGACGGGAACCGGGCCCCCACGGGCCGTATCGGCTCCGTCGCCTGA
- a CDS encoding xanthine dehydrogenase family protein subunit M, with translation MDFLRPAGWEEALAAKAEHPTAVPIAGGTDVMVEINFDHRRPEYLMDLNRIGELSEWTVGEEHVRLGASVPYTRIMDHLRTELPGLALASHTVGSPQIRNRGSVGGNLGAASPAGDSHPALLAAGAEVEVESVRGVRHIPVEEFYTGVKRNALAPDELIRSVLIKKASGPQQFSKVGTRNAMVIAVCAFGIALHPDTRTVKTGIGSAAPTPLRARAAEDFLNAALEEGGFWENGKVITPSVVKQFADLASGACNPIDDVRGTAKYRRHAVGIMARRTLGWTWEQYRATGTTLEGAA, from the coding sequence ATGGACTTCCTTCGCCCCGCCGGCTGGGAGGAGGCGCTCGCCGCCAAGGCTGAGCACCCCACCGCCGTACCCATCGCGGGTGGTACCGATGTCATGGTCGAGATCAACTTCGACCACCGGCGGCCCGAGTACCTCATGGACCTGAACCGCATCGGCGAACTGAGCGAATGGACGGTCGGCGAGGAGCACGTCCGCCTGGGCGCCTCCGTCCCGTACACCCGGATCATGGACCACCTGCGGACCGAGCTGCCCGGACTCGCCCTCGCCTCGCACACCGTCGGCTCGCCCCAGATCCGCAACCGCGGCTCCGTCGGGGGCAACCTCGGCGCCGCCTCGCCCGCCGGCGACTCGCACCCCGCGCTGCTCGCCGCGGGCGCCGAGGTGGAGGTGGAGTCCGTACGCGGCGTCCGCCACATTCCCGTCGAGGAGTTCTACACGGGCGTGAAGCGCAACGCGCTGGCCCCGGACGAGCTGATCAGGTCCGTCCTCATCAAGAAGGCGTCCGGACCGCAGCAGTTCTCCAAGGTCGGTACGCGCAACGCGATGGTCATCGCGGTCTGCGCGTTCGGCATCGCCCTGCACCCCGACACCCGCACCGTGAAGACCGGCATCGGCTCCGCCGCGCCCACCCCGCTGCGGGCCCGTGCCGCCGAGGACTTCCTCAACGCGGCGCTGGAGGAGGGCGGGTTCTGGGAGAACGGCAAGGTCATCACCCCGTCGGTCGTCAAGCAGTTCGCGGACCTCGCGTCCGGCGCCTGCAACCCGATCGACGACGTGCGCGGCACCGCGAAGTACCGCCGCCACGCGGTGGGCATCATGGCCCGCCGCACGCTCGGCTGGACCTGGGAGCAGTACCGGGCCACCGGCACCACGCTGGAAGGAGCTGCATAG
- a CDS encoding glycoside hydrolase family 9 protein, with protein sequence MRESLSPVADSLVATQRGEGYPALISGATPYPWGSNSAVVNRMVLLGTAYDLTRDRAHLKAMHRAMDYLLGPSPPPAAPPPSPTPGPARRQARGVRRRTPSTGTRRSSGSRPTSSRPPRT encoded by the coding sequence ATGCGCGAGAGCCTGAGCCCCGTCGCCGACTCGCTCGTCGCCACCCAGCGCGGCGAGGGGTATCCGGCGCTGATCTCCGGCGCCACGCCCTACCCGTGGGGCTCCAACTCCGCCGTCGTCAACCGGATGGTGCTGCTCGGCACCGCGTACGACCTGACCCGCGACCGCGCCCATCTGAAGGCGATGCACCGGGCCATGGACTATCTCCTCGGCCCCTCACCCCCACCGGCCGCCCCGCCGCCAAGTCCTACGCCGGGCCCGGCACGGCGCCAGGCGCGTGGAGTTCGAAGGAGAACACCATCAACTGGAACGCGCCGCTCGTCTGGGTCGCGGCCTACCTCAAGTCGACCGCCCCGGACCTGA
- a CDS encoding serine hydrolase domain-containing protein gives MWISTNRLGTNAPGGNGPRTRAPRTSGRRADGPWGSGRRTGRHGRFAPGRRTAGRLVAALGVTAVALAGPVPTALAGPAPVPATLTPAAIDRFVNSYLTETGLPGAVVAVTRGGEVVHTGGYGRTAGGTAMTGRTPVPVASLSKSMTALAVMQLVDEGKVELDRPVRGYLPEFTMADERAARITVRQLLDQTSGMADSAFPDLALPQAHTLKGAVARMRGARLAAEPGTRWSYHNPNYFVAARLVEVVTGEPFADRLRGHVFAPLRMTDSRSVDATTDMPENARGYVRAYGRVVERAHPRWFTAGGHGVVTTADDLAHWLIAQNNGGVGADGRRVVSARSVATMHTPPGGENYAMGWSLGEQHDRSGGSEGGKDGEKESPPLQHTGELLTQNAIQLLLPDRRIGIAVVSNTGMISGDDSAGIADGLRDLAEGRPAEIREPFTMTADHVLAALTLLALGLGTLGAVRARGWARRAAGRPLWRAGLRTLPYALPVGCLVWLADLVGLLMRREGTFAQVVYVWPALVVCVAAAALASAAVIASRGGHLARAVLRGRRPAGDGPAISGDGADTARGGPVPVVVDRGVGAGQ, from the coding sequence ATGTGGATCAGCACGAACAGACTCGGTACGAACGCGCCCGGCGGGAACGGGCCCCGGACGAGGGCCCCGCGGACGAGCGGCCGGCGGGCGGACGGGCCCTGGGGAAGCGGCCGGCGAACCGGCCGTCACGGCCGCTTCGCGCCCGGCCGGCGCACGGCGGGGCGGCTCGTCGCCGCGCTCGGTGTCACGGCCGTCGCCCTCGCGGGCCCCGTCCCGACCGCGCTCGCCGGACCGGCCCCCGTGCCCGCCACCCTGACCCCCGCCGCGATAGACCGCTTCGTGAACAGCTATTTGACGGAGACCGGGCTGCCCGGCGCCGTGGTGGCGGTGACCAGGGGCGGGGAGGTCGTCCACACCGGCGGGTACGGGCGCACGGCCGGCGGGACGGCCATGACGGGGCGGACGCCGGTCCCGGTGGCCTCGCTCTCCAAGTCCATGACCGCGCTCGCCGTCATGCAGCTCGTCGACGAGGGGAAGGTCGAACTCGACCGGCCCGTACGGGGCTATCTGCCGGAGTTCACCATGGCCGACGAGCGGGCCGCGCGGATCACCGTCCGGCAGCTGCTCGACCAGACGTCCGGCATGGCCGATTCGGCCTTCCCCGATCTGGCACTGCCGCAGGCGCACACCTTGAAGGGGGCGGTGGCCCGGATGCGCGGGGCCCGTCTGGCCGCCGAGCCGGGGACCCGGTGGAGCTACCACAACCCCAACTACTTCGTCGCGGCCCGGCTGGTCGAGGTGGTCACCGGCGAGCCGTTCGCCGACCGCCTCCGCGGCCATGTCTTCGCACCCCTGCGGATGACGGACTCGCGTTCCGTCGACGCCACCACCGACATGCCCGAGAACGCGCGGGGATACGTACGGGCCTACGGCCGGGTGGTGGAGCGCGCGCACCCGCGCTGGTTCACGGCGGGCGGCCACGGTGTCGTCACCACCGCCGACGACCTGGCCCACTGGCTGATCGCACAGAACAACGGCGGCGTCGGCGCGGACGGCAGGCGGGTCGTCTCCGCGCGGAGCGTGGCCACCATGCACACACCGCCCGGGGGCGAGAACTACGCCATGGGCTGGTCGCTCGGCGAACAGCACGACAGGAGCGGCGGGAGCGAAGGGGGAAAGGACGGGGAGAAGGAGTCGCCGCCGCTCCAGCACACCGGTGAGCTGCTGACCCAGAACGCCATCCAGCTCCTTCTGCCGGACCGGAGGATCGGCATCGCCGTCGTCAGCAACACCGGCATGATCTCCGGCGACGACAGCGCGGGCATCGCGGACGGGCTGCGGGATCTGGCCGAGGGCCGCCCGGCGGAGATCAGGGAGCCGTTCACCATGACCGCCGACCATGTCCTCGCCGCGCTGACGCTGCTCGCACTGGGGCTCGGCACCCTCGGCGCCGTACGGGCGCGGGGCTGGGCGCGGCGCGCGGCCGGACGCCCGCTGTGGCGTGCGGGGCTGCGGACCCTGCCGTACGCGCTGCCGGTCGGCTGTCTGGTGTGGCTCGCCGATCTGGTGGGCCTGCTGATGCGACGGGAGGGCACGTTCGCCCAGGTGGTGTACGTGTGGCCCGCTCTGGTGGTGTGTGTCGCGGCGGCGGCGCTGGCGTCGGCCGCGGTGATCGCCTCACGGGGTGGCCACCTGGCCCGTGCGGTACTCCGGGGACGGCGGCCGGCCGGCGACGGGCCCGCAATCTCAGGCGACGGAGCCGATACGGCCCGTGGGGGCCCGGTTCCCGTCGTGGTGGATCGGGGTGTGGGCGCCGGTCAGTGA
- a CDS encoding sensor histidine kinase yields the protein MHHSTAWRAVGRSPWKFLTSSWPWRSLLYLLTGGLFGALVLTVLAALTLAGVLSLVAGVGAVLLLGVALSGIVVSRVERRRLRLMDPDPLPDPHRPPAAPGVRGWLATRLREPATWRELGFTAASLAAMWWMDVLVLGVSLAVPVLLATSPVGDPDAWPLTVLALCLVPVAPYTITVWAGARAAMTRAILAPRDGELGRQLTEVRASRARLVGSFDAERRRIERDLHDGAQQRLVSLNVLLGMARLDAEPGSSVARQLGTAQEQVTLAVDELRELSRGVHPKALTDHGLPEAVGNLTARSVLPVTVDIRLPHRPPAAVETAAYFVVAEALANATKHSAATRAEVHARLHADVLTLSISDNGVGGADPAAGTGLVGLADRVAAADGRLRISSPAGGPTLLHAEIPCR from the coding sequence GTGCACCACTCGACAGCCTGGCGGGCCGTGGGCCGGAGCCCGTGGAAGTTCCTCACCTCCTCCTGGCCCTGGCGTTCCCTCCTCTACCTCCTGACCGGCGGTCTCTTCGGCGCGCTCGTCCTGACGGTCCTCGCGGCGCTGACGCTCGCCGGTGTCCTCTCCCTGGTCGCCGGCGTCGGAGCCGTACTGCTCCTCGGCGTCGCCCTGTCCGGCATCGTCGTCAGCCGCGTCGAGCGCCGGCGGCTGCGTCTGATGGACCCCGACCCGCTCCCCGACCCGCACCGCCCGCCGGCCGCACCCGGGGTGCGCGGCTGGCTGGCCACCCGGCTGCGGGAGCCCGCCACCTGGCGTGAACTGGGCTTCACCGCCGCGTCGTTGGCCGCGATGTGGTGGATGGACGTGCTGGTGCTGGGGGTCTCGCTCGCCGTCCCGGTGCTCCTGGCCACCTCACCCGTCGGTGATCCGGACGCCTGGCCGCTGACGGTCCTCGCGCTGTGCCTGGTGCCGGTCGCGCCGTACACCATCACCGTCTGGGCCGGTGCGCGCGCCGCCATGACCCGCGCGATCCTCGCCCCCCGCGACGGGGAACTCGGCCGGCAGCTGACCGAGGTACGGGCCTCCCGGGCCCGGCTGGTCGGCTCCTTCGACGCGGAGCGCCGCAGGATCGAACGGGACCTGCACGACGGGGCCCAGCAGCGGCTCGTCTCGCTCAACGTCCTGCTGGGCATGGCCCGGCTGGACGCGGAGCCCGGCTCGTCCGTCGCCCGGCAGCTCGGCACCGCGCAGGAACAGGTCACCCTGGCCGTCGACGAGTTGCGCGAGCTGAGCCGGGGCGTGCACCCCAAGGCACTGACGGACCACGGACTGCCCGAGGCCGTCGGCAATCTCACCGCCCGCTCCGTCCTGCCGGTCACCGTCGACATCCGGCTGCCGCACCGCCCGCCGGCCGCCGTGGAGACGGCCGCGTACTTCGTCGTCGCCGAAGCCCTCGCCAACGCGACCAAGCACAGCGCGGCCACCCGCGCCGAGGTGCACGCGCGGCTGCACGCCGACGTACTGACGCTCAGCATCAGCGACAACGGTGTGGGCGGCGCCGATCCGGCGGCCGGTACCGGGCTGGTCGGCCTCGCCGACCGGGTCGCCGCCGCCGATGGCAGACTGCGGATCTCCAGCCCGGCCGGTGGCCCCACCCTGCTGCACGCGGAGATCCCATGTCGCTGA
- a CDS encoding molybdopterin cofactor-binding domain-containing protein yields MATTGTPTDITQGSRTRGGIGESTLRPDGILKVTGEFAYSSDMWHEDMLWGHTLRSTVAHAEIRSIDTAEALATPGVYAVLTYDDLPAEVKRYGLEFQDTPVLAHGKVRHHGEPVAIVAADHPETARRAAAKIRIDYADLPVVTDEASATAEGAPLVHEHRDDHHAEHVPHPNIVHRQPIVRGDAAGAAARADVVVSGEYVFGMQDQAFLGPESGLAVPGEDGGVDLYVATQWLHSDLRQIAPVLGLPEDKVRMTLSGVGGAFGGREDLSMQIHACLLALRTGKPVKIVYNRFESFFGHVHRHPAKLWYEHGATREGKLTHMKCRIVLDGGAYASASPAVVGNASSLSVGPYAVEDVDIEALALYTNNPPCGAMRGFGAVQACFAYEAQMDKLAAGLDMDPVEFRRLNAMEQGTLLPTGQRVDSPAPVAELLRRVKARPMPPERQWLAAGEAADVRALPGGLSNTTHGEGVVRGVGYAVGLKNVGFSEGFDDYSTARVRMEVINGEPVATVHTAMAEVGQGGVTVHAQIARTELGVAQVTIQPADTRVGSAGSTSASRQTYVTGGAIKNTCEHVREKVLEIGRARFGTYHPAWATAELLLESGKVVTDGGEVLADLVDVLEGESVDLELEWRHRPTQAFDLRTGQGNGHVQYSFAAHRAVVEVDTELGLVKVVELAVAQDVGKALNPLSVLGQIQGGTTQGLGVAVMEEIIVDPKTAKVRNPSFTDYLIPTILDTPTIPVDVLELADEHAPYGLRGIGEAPTLSSTPAVLAAIRNATGLELNRTPVRPEHLTGT; encoded by the coding sequence ATGGCGACCACGGGCACACCCACCGACATCACACAGGGCTCCAGGACCAGGGGCGGCATCGGCGAGTCCACACTCCGCCCCGACGGCATCCTCAAGGTCACCGGCGAGTTCGCGTACTCCTCCGACATGTGGCACGAGGACATGCTGTGGGGTCACACCCTGCGCAGCACCGTCGCGCACGCCGAGATCCGCTCCATCGACACGGCCGAGGCGCTGGCCACCCCCGGCGTGTACGCGGTCCTCACCTACGACGACCTGCCGGCCGAGGTGAAGCGCTACGGCCTGGAGTTCCAGGACACCCCCGTCCTCGCCCACGGCAAGGTCCGCCACCACGGCGAGCCCGTCGCGATCGTCGCGGCCGACCACCCCGAGACCGCGCGCCGGGCCGCCGCCAAGATCCGGATCGACTACGCCGACCTGCCGGTCGTCACCGACGAGGCGTCCGCGACGGCCGAGGGCGCGCCGCTGGTCCACGAGCACCGCGACGACCACCACGCGGAGCACGTGCCGCACCCGAACATCGTCCACCGCCAGCCCATCGTGCGCGGTGACGCGGCCGGGGCCGCCGCGCGGGCCGACGTCGTCGTCTCCGGCGAGTACGTCTTCGGCATGCAGGACCAGGCGTTCCTCGGCCCGGAGTCCGGCCTCGCCGTACCGGGTGAGGACGGCGGCGTCGACCTGTACGTCGCCACGCAGTGGCTGCACTCCGACCTCCGCCAGATCGCGCCCGTCCTCGGCCTGCCCGAGGACAAGGTCCGGATGACGCTCTCCGGCGTCGGCGGCGCCTTCGGCGGCCGTGAGGACCTGTCGATGCAGATCCACGCGTGCCTGCTGGCCCTGCGTACCGGGAAACCGGTCAAGATCGTCTACAACCGGTTCGAGTCGTTCTTCGGGCATGTCCACCGCCATCCGGCGAAGCTCTGGTACGAGCACGGGGCCACCAGGGAAGGCAAGCTCACGCACATGAAGTGCCGGATCGTGCTGGACGGCGGCGCGTACGCCTCCGCGTCCCCGGCCGTCGTCGGCAACGCCTCCTCGCTCTCCGTGGGCCCCTACGCCGTCGAGGACGTCGACATCGAGGCACTGGCGCTCTACACCAACAACCCGCCCTGCGGCGCGATGCGCGGCTTCGGAGCCGTACAGGCGTGCTTCGCGTACGAGGCGCAGATGGACAAGCTCGCCGCCGGACTCGACATGGACCCCGTGGAGTTCCGCCGTCTCAACGCCATGGAGCAGGGCACGCTCCTGCCCACCGGGCAGCGCGTCGACTCGCCCGCGCCCGTCGCCGAACTGCTGCGCCGCGTCAAGGCGCGCCCGATGCCGCCCGAGAGGCAGTGGCTCGCGGCGGGCGAGGCGGCCGACGTACGGGCCCTGCCCGGCGGGCTGTCCAACACCACGCACGGCGAAGGCGTCGTACGGGGCGTGGGCTACGCGGTCGGCCTCAAGAACGTCGGCTTCTCCGAGGGCTTCGACGACTACTCCACTGCCCGCGTGCGGATGGAGGTCATCAACGGCGAGCCGGTCGCCACCGTGCACACCGCGATGGCGGAGGTCGGCCAGGGCGGTGTCACCGTCCACGCGCAGATCGCCCGCACCGAACTGGGCGTCGCCCAGGTGACGATCCAGCCGGCCGACACCCGGGTGGGATCCGCCGGTTCGACCTCCGCGTCCCGTCAGACGTACGTCACGGGCGGTGCGATCAAGAACACCTGCGAGCACGTCCGCGAGAAGGTCCTGGAGATCGGCCGGGCCAGGTTCGGCACGTACCACCCCGCCTGGGCCACGGCCGAACTGCTGCTGGAGAGCGGCAAGGTCGTCACCGACGGCGGGGAGGTCCTGGCCGATCTGGTGGACGTCCTGGAGGGCGAGTCGGTCGACCTCGAACTGGAATGGCGCCACCGGCCCACGCAGGCGTTCGACCTGCGTACGGGGCAGGGGAACGGCCATGTCCAGTACTCGTTCGCCGCGCACCGCGCGGTGGTCGAGGTCGACACGGAACTGGGCCTGGTCAAGGTGGTCGAGCTGGCCGTGGCGCAGGACGTCGGCAAGGCGCTCAACCCGCTGTCCGTCCTCGGCCAGATCCAGGGTGGCACCACCCAGGGTCTGGGCGTGGCGGTCATGGAGGAGATCATCGTCGACCCGAAGACCGCGAAGGTGCGCAACCCGTCCTTCACGGACTATCTGATCCCCACCATCCTCGACACGCCGACGATCCCGGTCGATGTGCTCGAACTGGCCGACGAACACGCGCCGTACGGGCTGCGTGGCATCGGCGAGGCCCCGACCCTGTCGTCGACCCCCGCCGTGCTCGCGGCGATCCGCAACGCGACGGGTCTGGAGCTGAACAGGACCCCGGTACGGCCGGAGCACCTGACCGGCACCTGA